A stretch of Petrotoga mexicana DSM 14811 DNA encodes these proteins:
- a CDS encoding glycogen synthase gives MKIAYVSYEVSPFAKAGGLADVAGALPKYIKNAGEDIYVVMPFHKNIENNFNTSKFQLVKTGLIPDSHTHKSPFSVYKSYLEGSSVVIYFIKTNTLYDSKNIYDEENIFLKTSYFCDAVLKTIKECEPDTNVINANDWHTSLIPVYLKTVYLQDNILKKIATILTIHNIGYQGLFNPEVLNQAGLPNYLFNINALEYYGKVNILKGGILFSNIINTVSPTYAKEIQSEEYGYGLEGILKVRSEDLFGVLNGIDYSIYDPIKDPHIFYPIESYKDKLKNKTSLQEYLGLVKDENITLISFIGRLFEQKGIDLISKIIDLLLLTDIQFVLLGTGDKKYEDYFATLTKIYPKKVSINITFDVDLAQKIYAGSDIFLMPSKYEPCGLGQMYSMRYGTVPVVRYTGGLKDTVSEYNPKDKKGTGFGFYEYQEANLLYTLMKAVYFHQKRKDDWTNIFENCMKEDFSYEKAAKKYIELYKIAFDKKRGY, from the coding sequence ATGAAAATAGCTTACGTATCCTACGAAGTCTCTCCCTTTGCTAAAGCTGGAGGCTTGGCAGACGTAGCTGGAGCCTTACCAAAATATATAAAAAATGCAGGAGAAGATATATACGTTGTGATGCCTTTTCATAAAAACATAGAAAATAATTTTAATACTTCTAAATTTCAGCTTGTAAAAACAGGTTTAATACCTGATTCCCATACACATAAGTCTCCCTTTAGTGTTTATAAAAGTTATTTAGAAGGTTCCTCTGTAGTAATTTATTTTATTAAAACGAACACCCTCTACGATTCAAAAAACATATATGATGAAGAAAATATCTTTTTGAAGACTTCGTACTTTTGTGATGCTGTTTTAAAAACTATAAAAGAATGTGAACCGGACACAAACGTTATCAACGCAAACGACTGGCATACTTCTCTTATACCTGTATATCTAAAAACCGTTTATTTACAGGACAACATTTTAAAAAAGATAGCCACAATATTAACTATACACAATATAGGTTATCAAGGGCTTTTTAACCCCGAAGTATTAAATCAGGCTGGATTACCCAATTATCTTTTCAACATAAACGCCCTAGAATATTATGGAAAAGTAAATATATTGAAAGGTGGAATTTTGTTCAGTAATATCATAAATACAGTGAGTCCCACTTATGCTAAAGAAATACAGAGTGAAGAATACGGATACGGACTAGAAGGTATATTGAAGGTTCGATCTGAAGATTTGTTTGGTGTATTAAACGGCATTGACTACAGCATTTATGATCCTATAAAAGATCCTCACATTTTTTATCCCATTGAATCATACAAAGACAAATTAAAAAATAAAACAAGTTTGCAGGAATACTTAGGGCTCGTTAAGGATGAAAATATAACGCTAATCTCTTTTATTGGTAGGCTCTTTGAGCAAAAAGGAATCGATTTAATTTCAAAAATAATAGACCTTTTGTTACTCACTGATATTCAATTTGTGCTTTTAGGAACAGGAGATAAAAAATACGAAGATTATTTTGCTACTTTGACAAAGATCTATCCTAAAAAAGTCTCCATCAACATAACCTTCGATGTAGATCTAGCTCAAAAAATATACGCCGGATCTGATATATTTTTAATGCCCTCTAAGTACGAACCATGCGGATTAGGCCAAATGTACTCGATGAGGTACGGCACAGTTCCCGTTGTAAGATACACAGGGGGATTGAAGGATACGGTTTCGGAATACAACCCAAAAGATAAGAAAGGAACAGGATTCGGATTTTATGAATACCAAGAAGCGAATTTATTATACACTTTAATGAAAGCCGTGTACTTTCATCAAAAAAGGAAAGATGACTGGACTAATATTTTTGAAAACTGTATGAAAGAAGACTTTTCTTACGAAAAAGCCGCCAAGAAATACATCGAATTATACAAAATCGCCTTTGACAAAAAACGAGGTTATTAG
- the galT gene encoding galactose-1-phosphate uridylyltransferase, which produces MMELRKDPIIKRWVIISSERSKRPMDFKKQHQKTENSFCPFDYGNEYSTPEEIIAFRDANSTPNSPGWWVRVVPNKFPALDSENELKKQGVGIYDQMSGYGYHEVIIETPQHNAKLADMPMDQIKEIIWAYLKRFQTIRKDKNIKYIQIFKNKGEEAGASLSHPHSQLIATPIVPITIKSEIEGSKSYYEFRERCVYCDIINQELKDKQRVVFKTDEFIVIEPYASRFPYETWILPLKHSNDFGSLENNPALVEDLAKTLSIITKRFDKKLDDPPFNLFIHTSPFIDGLELYYHWHIEILPRLTNVAGFEWGTGFHINHVSPEQACSDLIEEKDIL; this is translated from the coding sequence ATGATGGAATTGAGAAAAGATCCTATAATAAAAAGATGGGTTATAATATCTTCCGAACGATCGAAAAGGCCCATGGATTTCAAAAAACAACATCAAAAAACAGAAAACTCCTTCTGCCCTTTCGATTACGGAAATGAATACAGTACACCTGAAGAAATAATAGCTTTTAGAGATGCTAACTCTACTCCAAACTCCCCGGGATGGTGGGTTCGTGTTGTTCCGAATAAATTTCCAGCGCTCGACTCTGAAAACGAATTGAAAAAACAGGGTGTCGGGATATATGACCAAATGTCTGGTTATGGATACCATGAAGTAATCATAGAAACACCACAACACAACGCAAAATTAGCTGATATGCCAATGGATCAAATAAAAGAAATAATATGGGCTTACCTAAAAAGGTTTCAAACAATAAGAAAAGACAAAAACATAAAATACATTCAAATATTCAAGAACAAGGGAGAAGAAGCTGGCGCTTCCCTTTCACATCCACACTCACAGCTCATCGCCACTCCAATCGTTCCCATCACGATTAAATCCGAAATAGAAGGATCCAAATCTTATTATGAGTTTCGAGAAAGATGTGTCTATTGTGACATAATAAACCAAGAGTTAAAAGATAAACAAAGGGTCGTTTTCAAAACAGATGAGTTCATTGTTATAGAACCTTACGCCTCCAGATTTCCATACGAAACATGGATACTTCCACTCAAACATTCAAATGACTTTGGGTCCTTAGAAAACAATCCGGCATTAGTTGAAGATTTAGCAAAAACCCTTTCGATTATAACCAAAAGATTTGACAAAAAGCTTGACGATCCACCATTTAATCTGTTCATACACACTTCACCGTTTATTGACGGGCTGGAACTATATTACCACTGGCATATAGAAATATTACCTAGATTAACTAATGTTGCTGGTTTTGAATGGGGTACAGGCTTTCACATAAACCATGTTTCTCCCGAACAAGCCTGCAGTGACCTTATAGAAGAAAAAGACATTCTTTGA
- a CDS encoding DUF4910 domain-containing protein, whose amino-acid sequence MIDLKDIFYEFSSRNALELIRKISNFHRAKGSFEYSKAREIIQNYLKNSTLLTFPMDKTYNTWQSPPSWNLKGGYLKYHRGKYIVSDLSLTPISAIFLSDKTDGVEKLEVFDVGKGETEEDYKNFEPGNAVLADGNPTLVYHYAIEKFNARCVLSYHMKAQDKSIGRTPELLPDTINYTSFPSFKNKYAFGYALSYDQFQELKEKLKKEKVLIEAFLDADQGTNNLEVLQEKIGKDTDQPAIILTAHLCHPKPGANDNASGSALLAEIMRVLEKFQDHLNRKIIGLWVAEMYGTATYLTTEFPKNAYVINLDMVGEDQFKTGSTLKLTPSPWEIPSFLAELLYVNLEYPDFRLSFEKYSGGSDHYMFSDPNLGIPAVSLTNWPDRYYHSSDDTVDKCSKNTLDWIGKAVLKTIYDLDNMSQEVSAQVKGKIINNHFKLVNVQSKLITNYVNYMTYLKLNQLSKYGDVEEELIEFFKEKIDFNLIPSQKRKVRKNIGPISDSWYNIEDIKWMNQIREKIPTFRDFLDVFLNVFELGFSKEEAIIIAKAELGIEEDLKAEVEHYLHRLKEEKLIESKV is encoded by the coding sequence ATGATAGACTTAAAAGATATATTTTATGAATTTTCTTCTAGAAATGCCTTAGAATTAATTAGAAAAATATCAAATTTTCATAGAGCAAAAGGTAGTTTTGAATATTCCAAAGCGAGAGAGATAATTCAAAATTATTTGAAAAATTCAACTTTGCTTACCTTCCCTATGGATAAAACTTACAACACATGGCAAAGTCCTCCAAGTTGGAATCTAAAGGGGGGTTATTTAAAATATCATAGGGGGAAATACATAGTCTCTGATCTTTCTCTAACACCTATCTCGGCAATATTTCTATCAGATAAGACTGATGGTGTAGAGAAACTGGAAGTCTTCGATGTAGGAAAGGGAGAAACAGAGGAAGACTACAAAAATTTTGAACCGGGAAATGCGGTATTGGCTGATGGTAATCCGACCCTTGTGTATCATTATGCAATAGAAAAATTCAACGCGAGGTGTGTCCTCAGTTACCATATGAAAGCTCAGGATAAATCCATAGGAAGAACTCCAGAACTTTTACCTGATACCATTAATTATACTTCTTTCCCAAGTTTTAAAAATAAGTACGCCTTTGGTTACGCATTATCTTATGATCAATTTCAAGAGTTAAAGGAAAAGCTTAAAAAAGAAAAAGTTTTGATAGAAGCATTTTTGGATGCAGATCAAGGAACAAATAACCTAGAAGTCTTACAAGAAAAAATAGGTAAAGATACCGATCAACCAGCTATTATTCTAACTGCTCATCTGTGTCATCCAAAGCCAGGAGCCAACGACAATGCAAGCGGTTCCGCACTACTGGCAGAAATAATGAGAGTATTAGAAAAGTTCCAAGACCACTTAAACAGAAAAATCATCGGTCTTTGGGTAGCAGAGATGTACGGTACAGCCACTTATTTAACAACAGAATTCCCAAAAAACGCTTACGTTATAAACTTAGATATGGTGGGAGAAGATCAATTTAAAACGGGATCAACTCTTAAATTAACTCCATCCCCTTGGGAAATACCTTCTTTTTTAGCAGAACTTCTTTACGTGAATTTAGAGTATCCTGATTTTAGATTATCTTTCGAAAAATATTCAGGAGGCTCTGACCATTACATGTTTTCAGATCCAAACTTGGGAATACCGGCTGTCTCATTAACGAATTGGCCAGATAGGTATTACCATTCAAGTGACGACACAGTTGATAAATGTTCAAAAAATACACTTGACTGGATAGGAAAAGCTGTTTTAAAAACTATCTACGATCTAGACAACATGAGTCAAGAAGTTTCGGCACAAGTAAAAGGCAAAATTATAAACAATCATTTCAAGTTAGTCAATGTTCAAAGCAAACTCATCACTAATTATGTAAATTACATGACTTACCTAAAACTTAACCAACTTTCCAAATATGGGGATGTAGAAGAAGAATTAATTGAATTTTTCAAAGAAAAAATTGATTTTAACTTGATCCCCTCACAAAAAAGAAAGGTAAGAAAAAATATTGGACCGATTTCTGATTCATGGTACAATATCGAAGATATAAAATGGATGAACCAAATAAGAGAAAAAATACCTACCTTTAGAGATTTTTTGGACGTATTTTTGAACGTATTTGAACTAGGATTTTCAAAGGAAGAAGCTATTATAATAGCCAAAGCAGAGCTGGGAATTGAGGAAGACTTAAAGGCAGAAGTCGAACATTATCTGCATAGATTAAAAGAAGAAAAATTAATAGAAAGTAAAGTTTAA
- a CDS encoding TIM-barrel domain-containing protein, with protein MFTKTQLTQYTTLYRSGKPFKTGAVIVDLESKDFQKNNAIPYFQVEQEDNKINFIYKMSKEDIVYGLGETLGALNKRGKIYRFYNTDDPEHTPDKMSLYGSHPFIILDGKITFGLFIDYPSEIIFDIGFTDKDILKITVPSKDFDLYIFDSDEKLSIIKEYFNLTGKPYIPPKWAFGFQQSRWSYFSEEEVRNVAKKFRETGIPCDVIYTDIDYMDSYKVFTINKEKFPNYEGMVKDLKDIGIKIIPIIDPGVKIEKGYEMYEEGKEKGFFCVDEKGNDFVAAVWPGPTHFPNFLNSEVRRWWGKKYKLFTDMGIKGFWNDMNEPSIFYTPKGLDNLLKILKYLEENKENAGIEVFLAKETLLNIASNREDYKSFYHKLDDSSLINHDTVHNLYGFNMTKATADELKELCPNERYLLLSRSSYPGLHRMASIWMGDNKSWWEHMLVNIRMLQSLNMMGFFYTGADVGGFGADSSAELVIRWMELGAFTPFYRNHSALNTRPQEPWQFDEESLNIMRDIVRLRYAFLPYTYSEYMNSVKESVPFVKPLSFVFEGDRVKDIEYQYMYGDSLMVAPVHEQNKKGRYVHLPEVKWLNWTASKFEERNMKVYEAGDYYIEADLNEIPLFIKENSLILLSEPMNYVGEKEITELTVIGLVSDHAIYNYYDDDGTTYNFTKGEFGNLKIDITKVGNDFKIDVKTYDPTNILKIKKIHFEIYDSDGSVIKKDMIL; from the coding sequence ATGTTCACAAAGACGCAGTTAACGCAATACACTACTTTGTACAGAAGTGGCAAACCTTTTAAAACCGGGGCGGTGATCGTTGACTTAGAAAGCAAGGATTTTCAAAAGAACAATGCCATCCCATATTTTCAAGTTGAACAAGAAGACAACAAAATAAATTTCATATACAAGATGTCAAAAGAAGATATTGTATATGGATTAGGAGAAACTCTTGGGGCATTGAACAAAAGAGGTAAAATTTACAGATTTTACAACACAGATGATCCTGAACATACCCCTGACAAAATGTCTTTATACGGTTCTCATCCTTTTATAATCTTGGATGGAAAAATTACTTTTGGATTGTTCATCGATTATCCTTCTGAAATTATCTTTGACATAGGATTCACAGATAAAGATATTTTGAAGATAACCGTTCCTTCAAAAGATTTTGATTTGTATATCTTTGATTCTGATGAAAAGCTATCCATAATAAAGGAATACTTTAATTTAACAGGTAAACCTTACATTCCTCCAAAATGGGCTTTTGGATTTCAGCAATCAAGATGGAGTTACTTTTCAGAAGAAGAAGTTAGAAATGTAGCAAAAAAATTCAGAGAAACTGGTATCCCTTGTGATGTCATTTATACAGATATAGATTACATGGATAGTTACAAGGTTTTCACCATAAACAAAGAAAAATTCCCTAACTACGAAGGGATGGTAAAAGACCTAAAAGATATAGGAATAAAAATTATACCCATCATAGACCCCGGGGTAAAGATAGAAAAGGGCTATGAAATGTACGAAGAAGGCAAGGAAAAAGGCTTTTTCTGTGTGGATGAAAAGGGTAATGACTTTGTTGCAGCTGTTTGGCCAGGACCTACGCACTTTCCAAACTTTTTGAACTCAGAAGTTAGAAGATGGTGGGGTAAGAAGTATAAACTCTTTACAGATATGGGAATAAAAGGCTTTTGGAACGATATGAATGAACCTTCAATATTTTACACCCCTAAAGGATTAGACAATCTTTTGAAAATCTTAAAATATTTAGAGGAAAATAAGGAAAATGCCGGTATAGAGGTTTTCTTGGCAAAGGAAACACTTTTGAACATAGCCAGCAACAGAGAAGATTATAAAAGCTTCTACCATAAACTAGACGACAGTAGTTTAATAAACCACGATACGGTTCATAACTTATACGGATTCAACATGACAAAAGCAACTGCGGATGAGCTTAAAGAGTTATGCCCAAATGAAAGATATCTGTTACTCTCAAGAAGTAGTTATCCTGGCCTTCACAGGATGGCTTCAATATGGATGGGGGATAATAAATCTTGGTGGGAACACATGCTTGTTAATATAAGGATGCTTCAATCTTTAAACATGATGGGATTTTTCTATACGGGAGCTGATGTTGGTGGCTTTGGAGCAGATTCATCTGCCGAATTAGTCATAAGATGGATGGAGTTAGGTGCGTTCACACCTTTTTATCGAAACCATTCTGCGCTAAATACAAGGCCCCAAGAGCCTTGGCAGTTCGATGAAGAATCATTGAACATCATGAGAGATATAGTAAGGCTCAGATATGCTTTTCTACCGTATACTTACTCAGAATATATGAATTCCGTCAAAGAATCGGTTCCATTTGTAAAACCCTTATCTTTTGTATTTGAAGGGGATAGGGTGAAAGATATAGAATATCAATACATGTACGGAGATTCTTTGATGGTGGCACCGGTTCACGAACAAAACAAAAAGGGAAGATATGTACACTTGCCAGAAGTTAAGTGGTTAAATTGGACGGCTTCTAAATTCGAAGAAAGAAATATGAAAGTTTATGAAGCAGGAGATTATTACATTGAGGCAGATTTAAATGAAATTCCTCTCTTCATAAAAGAGAATAGTTTGATACTTCTTTCCGAACCCATGAATTATGTTGGTGAAAAAGAAATTACAGAACTAACAGTTATTGGTTTGGTAAGCGATCACGCTATTTACAATTATTATGATGACGATGGAACCACTTACAACTTTACAAAAGGTGAGTTTGGTAATTTAAAGATAGATATAACAAAAGTAGGTAATGATTTCAAAATAGATGTGAAAACATACGATCCAACGAATATCTTAAAAATAAAAAAGATCCATTTCGAAATATACGACAGTGACGGAAGTGTCATTAAAAAAGATATGATCCTTTAG